One genomic region from Reichenbachiella ulvae encodes:
- a CDS encoding dihydroorotase: protein MAKYTLIKNAKLVNEGEILAHDVLIKDQMIEKVGYDLSHETATVLDAEGKFLIPGIIDDQVHFREPGLTHKAEIYTEAKAAVAGGITSFMEMPNTVPNTLTQELLQDKYDIAAERSLANYSFFMGASNDNLEEVLKTNRQDVCGIKVFMGSSTGNMLVDNEETLERLFSRAELIVAAHCEDEGTIRANMELYKEKYGDDIPFTAHPLIRSEEACYLSSSKAVALARKNKTKFHVLHISTAKETDLFDNDIPLKDKLITSEACIHHMWFNDEDYLTKGGNIKWNPAVKTAYDRDMVFQAMLEDKIDIIATDHAPHTIEEKNNGYLNCPSGGPLVQHALPAMMEHYLNGKISIERMVEKMCHNPAILFEVEKRGYIREGYYADLVLVDSHDVWLVDKGNVLSKCGWSPFEGYKFRSKITHTFVSGHLAYENGKFNEEQKGMRLKFDRK from the coding sequence GCTGGATGCAGAAGGTAAATTCCTGATTCCGGGGATCATAGATGATCAGGTGCATTTTAGGGAGCCGGGGCTAACACACAAGGCAGAGATCTATACGGAAGCCAAAGCTGCTGTAGCTGGTGGGATTACTTCTTTTATGGAGATGCCGAATACGGTGCCTAATACTTTGACTCAGGAGCTGCTGCAAGACAAATACGATATAGCCGCTGAGCGATCATTGGCGAATTATTCTTTTTTCATGGGTGCGTCCAATGACAACCTAGAGGAGGTATTGAAAACGAATCGACAAGATGTCTGTGGGATCAAGGTTTTTATGGGATCGTCGACTGGCAATATGCTGGTGGACAATGAGGAAACTCTGGAGCGACTTTTCTCAAGAGCGGAACTGATCGTAGCAGCACATTGTGAGGACGAAGGAACCATACGTGCGAATATGGAGCTATATAAAGAGAAGTATGGAGATGATATTCCGTTTACAGCACATCCGTTGATCAGAAGCGAGGAGGCTTGTTATTTGTCATCCTCTAAGGCTGTGGCTCTGGCGCGTAAGAACAAAACCAAATTTCATGTACTTCACATCTCGACGGCCAAAGAAACGGATCTATTTGATAACGACATCCCGTTGAAGGATAAGTTGATTACATCCGAAGCTTGTATCCATCATATGTGGTTCAATGATGAGGACTATCTGACAAAGGGAGGAAATATCAAATGGAACCCTGCTGTGAAGACCGCTTATGATAGAGATATGGTTTTTCAGGCGATGCTGGAGGACAAGATCGATATCATCGCGACAGATCATGCGCCTCATACGATAGAGGAGAAGAATAATGGCTATTTGAATTGTCCTTCGGGAGGGCCGTTGGTGCAGCATGCTTTGCCAGCTATGATGGAGCATTATCTAAACGGAAAAATATCTATCGAGCGGATGGTAGAAAAAATGTGTCACAATCCTGCGATCCTTTTCGAGGTAGAGAAGAGAGGATATATCAGGGAGGGATACTACGCCGATTTGGTATTGGTAGATAGTCATGATGTATGGTTGGTAGACAAAGGAAATGTATTGTCAAAATGCGGTTGGAGCCCATTTGAAGGATATAAGTTTCGATCTAAAATCACGCATACCTTTGTGTCTGGACATCTCGCCTATGAGAATGGAAAGTTCAATGAAGAGCAGAAAGGAATGCGCTTAAAATTTGATAGAAAATAA
- a CDS encoding sulfatase, producing MRRWILLLGIVLSSFSGFSQEKEKPPNFLFIAVDDLNIYNSPMGNYPGNFLEKIYPSKMKRSEVIQRLTPNLDRLGQQSMIFNRAFSAAPLCGPSRTALLTGTPPHVSGYYQHDQHFRGYSSLTNVVTLPQHLKNNGYYTVGIGKVFHKGRSYLDRGVFSDWPDQLYSWSEWVEVHSGTAAGPDYEFDKSETPSRYWESDGKRSHNYTRFGSTSVPREKANDYLNAQFIADLIVKGEAIRQDLHGKERNLTLPQDKPFFLACGLFAPHLPWVVPQEYLDMFPIDEMAIDQDLLDWIESDLKDLSAYGQNKTRNTHMDELRRFGIELDGKGGDMNAWKAYLQAYLATIAYSDRNIGVLVDAIEQNPQKDNTVVMLWSDHGYHVGDKNRSGKVTLWEAANHCNLIIRDPRIKESTEGKRAETPVSLQDLYPTVVSLADLDKPEHVHGVDLSLILKNSKEERGQPVLNTNGKDNHALRTDGFRYIRFRNGDQELYDLEKDPFEEINLAKSEKHQELLNSLYQQLNEMLKTRP from the coding sequence ATGCGAAGATGGATTCTATTGCTGGGCATTGTACTCAGTTCTTTTTCTGGTTTCTCTCAAGAGAAGGAAAAGCCACCTAATTTTCTATTTATCGCTGTGGATGACCTCAATATCTACAACAGCCCAATGGGTAACTATCCGGGAAATTTTCTTGAGAAAATCTATCCGAGTAAAATGAAGAGAAGTGAGGTGATTCAACGCTTGACACCTAACCTGGATCGATTAGGGCAGCAATCCATGATTTTTAATCGAGCTTTTAGTGCAGCTCCACTGTGTGGCCCTTCGAGAACGGCTCTGCTGACAGGTACACCTCCACATGTGTCAGGATATTATCAACATGACCAGCATTTCAGAGGATATAGTTCTTTAACTAATGTTGTAACTCTACCTCAACATCTAAAGAATAACGGATATTATACGGTAGGGATCGGGAAGGTCTTTCACAAAGGTAGAAGCTATCTAGACAGAGGAGTGTTTAGTGACTGGCCGGATCAGCTTTACTCCTGGTCAGAATGGGTAGAGGTGCATTCTGGAACTGCAGCAGGACCTGATTATGAATTTGATAAATCCGAAACTCCTTCCAGATATTGGGAAAGTGATGGTAAAAGGAGTCATAATTACACTCGATTTGGATCGACATCAGTCCCAAGAGAAAAGGCGAATGATTATCTCAATGCTCAATTCATCGCGGATTTGATTGTGAAAGGTGAAGCCATTCGTCAGGATCTTCATGGCAAAGAACGAAACTTGACTCTTCCTCAAGACAAACCTTTCTTTCTGGCTTGTGGATTATTTGCTCCTCATTTGCCATGGGTGGTTCCACAAGAGTATCTGGATATGTTTCCGATTGACGAAATGGCTATCGATCAAGACTTGTTGGATTGGATAGAAAGCGATTTAAAGGACTTATCTGCTTATGGTCAAAACAAGACTAGAAATACCCACATGGATGAGCTTCGTCGTTTTGGAATAGAGTTGGATGGAAAGGGAGGGGATATGAATGCCTGGAAAGCCTACCTGCAGGCTTATTTAGCGACGATTGCTTATTCAGACAGAAATATCGGTGTATTGGTTGATGCCATAGAACAAAACCCACAGAAGGACAACACAGTAGTGATGCTCTGGAGTGATCACGGCTATCACGTCGGAGATAAGAACCGATCAGGGAAAGTGACACTATGGGAGGCGGCCAATCATTGTAATTTGATTATTCGAGATCCTCGAATCAAAGAAAGTACAGAAGGAAAAAGAGCGGAGACACCAGTGAGCTTGCAGGACTTGTATCCTACAGTAGTCTCTTTGGCAGATTTAGATAAACCAGAGCATGTGCATGGAGTAGATTTATCATTGATCCTAAAGAATAGTAAAGAAGAGCGTGGACAACCGGTATTGAACACCAATGGGAAGGATAATCACGCCCTGCGTACAGATGGCTTCAGATACATTCGATTTAGGAATGGAGATCAGGAGCTTTATGATTTGGAAAAAGATCCTTTCGAGGAAATTAATCTTGCAAAATCTGAAAAGCATCAAGAGCTACTAAACTCTTTATATCAACAACTCAACGAAATGTTAAAGACAAGACCATGA
- a CDS encoding glycoside hydrolase family 43 protein, translated as MMKRIFSPSKLLILLILTLGSNVFGQDQPETFKNPILTGFHPDPSICRVGEDYYLVNSSFEWYPGLPVYHSRDLVNWELIGYGIHRPNQVPLPEGLPDSRGVYAPTIRYHEGLFYIINTCVKCEGNFYITATDPAGPWSEPVWLGTRGIDPEIFWDDDGQAYYVGHANITGVNDWPDKNGAWMQKLDLVEGKVVGERKQLTHGHAKNARWTEGPHIYKINGKYMLLVAEGGTGFHHAITVHHSDSLWGPYIPDHSNPVLTHRHLGADYPVHSVGHGDLVQLPSGEWWFVGLGKRKVDGSTLLARETFLTPVKFEEREGYPTPVFNPGVGHLSVEQKRPDLLWTPFDSKELKDDFDGKILDLKWNFLRSPMTTWHGLHKGQLILNTRAEKIENFENPSFIAQRIEDHNFKAETQVSFSSKKSNESAGLVLYRNSQNHFQLVKKGDEVQLIKTIRGKQNVVKRQKVKSNKLVLGVESSGVKAVFSFKEEDGKRIEWDEELTLLSDEVAGGFNGPYIGMYTTSDGQKSKSKAYFDYFIYQGKDND; from the coding sequence ATGATGAAAAGAATTTTTTCGCCCTCCAAACTTCTTATTCTTTTAATTCTTACGCTGGGATCAAATGTATTTGGACAAGATCAACCAGAAACTTTCAAAAACCCTATACTAACAGGGTTTCACCCTGACCCGTCGATCTGCCGAGTAGGGGAAGACTATTACCTAGTCAACTCGAGTTTCGAGTGGTACCCTGGGTTGCCAGTTTATCACAGTAGAGACTTGGTCAACTGGGAGTTGATTGGCTATGGAATACACCGACCCAACCAAGTGCCTTTGCCAGAGGGGCTACCTGATTCACGTGGTGTGTACGCTCCTACAATCCGCTATCACGAGGGATTGTTTTATATCATCAATACTTGCGTGAAGTGCGAGGGTAATTTTTATATCACAGCTACTGATCCGGCCGGCCCATGGTCTGAGCCAGTTTGGTTGGGTACGCGAGGGATCGACCCGGAGATCTTTTGGGATGATGACGGGCAGGCCTATTATGTAGGCCATGCCAATATCACAGGAGTGAATGACTGGCCCGATAAAAATGGTGCATGGATGCAGAAGTTGGATTTGGTCGAAGGCAAAGTAGTTGGAGAAAGAAAGCAGCTCACTCACGGTCATGCCAAAAATGCCCGGTGGACTGAAGGGCCTCATATTTATAAAATCAACGGTAAGTATATGCTCCTGGTGGCAGAAGGAGGGACTGGCTTTCACCATGCGATCACGGTGCATCATAGCGATAGCTTGTGGGGGCCGTATATCCCCGATCATTCAAATCCAGTGCTAACACATAGACATCTGGGTGCAGATTATCCGGTACACTCGGTAGGGCATGGAGACTTGGTGCAGCTCCCGTCAGGGGAGTGGTGGTTTGTTGGATTGGGCAAGCGAAAGGTTGATGGTAGCACGCTTTTGGCGCGTGAGACTTTTTTGACTCCTGTTAAATTTGAAGAACGAGAAGGTTATCCGACACCCGTTTTCAATCCCGGAGTGGGGCATTTGTCCGTCGAGCAAAAGCGTCCTGATTTGCTCTGGACACCTTTTGATTCAAAAGAGCTTAAAGATGATTTTGACGGTAAGATATTGGATTTGAAATGGAATTTCCTGAGATCACCAATGACCACCTGGCATGGCTTGCATAAGGGACAATTGATCCTAAATACCCGCGCCGAGAAAATTGAAAATTTCGAAAATCCATCCTTCATTGCTCAGAGAATAGAGGATCATAATTTTAAGGCTGAGACTCAGGTATCTTTTTCGTCAAAAAAGAGCAATGAAAGTGCGGGACTGGTTCTCTATCGCAATAGCCAAAACCATTTTCAGTTGGTCAAAAAAGGAGATGAGGTGCAATTGATAAAAACCATCAGAGGTAAGCAGAACGTTGTAAAAAGGCAAAAAGTGAAATCTAACAAATTGGTATTAGGAGTTGAGAGCTCAGGAGTGAAAGCTGTCTTTTCTTTCAAAGAAGAGGATGGAAAACGCATCGAATGGGATGAAGAACTGACTTTGCTGTCAGACGAAGTAGCAGGTGGCTTCAATGGCCCGTACATCGGCATGTACACCACCAGCGACGGACAAAAATCAAAATCCAAAGCCTATTTCGATTATTTTATATACCAAGGGAAAGACAATGATTAA
- a CDS encoding arylsulfatase, translated as MINIQSRWFYSFIIAGLLACEHKIKEEVVTVSKPNIIYILADDLSYKDLSVFGQSQYQTPNLDALCNQGIRYDQAYAAAGECAPSRGTLLTGLHTGHAPIRQNSSVRGQDHLRDEDITIAEVLKSAGYQTAFVGKWGIGQPGTEGVPYKQGFDYSFGFYDQVRAHTYFPNFLWENDQKIEYRANQGFNMQKRYDSNVREPGPEVLNEYTAEGKLVLSEVADPNGAVFSEAEMEKKALSFVDQNAEQPFFLYYATQLPHGPVIIDSLGADMNNRKDLPLKQREWAAMVQRLDYFTGQLVAKLKEKGVYENTLIVFSSDNGYSMAGYMGRGNAPDWENDPWLDNKGPFRGGKFSVLEGGCRVPMFAHWAGKIEPQVSQTPVWLPDWFATFAQLSAADSVPINDGADLQATWSMQETLLQDRALYFSRGREQAVRKGKWKAYRKTPDHDVELYDIANDSYSQNNLANDYPKVVQELTHVLNDSHTPSQWYWDPWENRIEYDAKKQLALETNQILPVIRPNSIQKLPWEK; from the coding sequence ATGATTAACATACAAAGTAGGTGGTTTTATTCATTCATAATTGCAGGGTTGCTTGCTTGCGAACACAAAATAAAGGAAGAAGTTGTAACTGTATCCAAGCCTAATATTATCTATATACTAGCTGACGATTTAAGTTATAAAGATTTAAGTGTTTTTGGTCAATCTCAGTATCAAACGCCTAATTTGGATGCGCTTTGTAATCAGGGCATTCGCTATGATCAGGCCTATGCGGCGGCTGGAGAATGTGCCCCCTCCAGAGGAACACTTTTGACAGGTCTTCATACAGGGCATGCTCCGATACGTCAAAACAGTAGTGTCAGAGGACAGGATCATTTAAGGGATGAGGACATCACTATCGCCGAAGTGCTGAAGTCAGCAGGCTATCAGACTGCCTTTGTGGGTAAATGGGGGATAGGCCAGCCGGGTACGGAGGGAGTCCCATACAAACAAGGGTTCGATTACTCTTTTGGATTTTATGATCAGGTGCGAGCGCATACTTACTTTCCAAATTTCCTCTGGGAAAATGACCAAAAGATCGAGTACCGAGCCAATCAGGGCTTTAATATGCAGAAACGCTATGATAGCAACGTTCGTGAACCGGGCCCAGAAGTACTCAATGAGTATACAGCAGAAGGGAAATTGGTTCTCAGTGAGGTAGCTGATCCAAATGGAGCTGTTTTTTCTGAAGCGGAAATGGAGAAGAAGGCTTTGTCATTTGTGGATCAAAATGCGGAACAACCGTTCTTCCTCTACTATGCTACTCAGTTACCCCACGGGCCTGTCATCATTGATAGTTTAGGCGCGGACATGAACAATCGAAAAGATCTACCACTTAAGCAAAGAGAATGGGCGGCAATGGTTCAGCGTCTGGATTACTTTACCGGTCAGTTAGTAGCCAAACTGAAGGAAAAAGGAGTCTATGAAAATACCCTGATCGTATTTTCGTCTGATAACGGTTACTCCATGGCTGGATACATGGGCAGGGGTAATGCGCCTGATTGGGAAAATGATCCCTGGTTGGATAACAAGGGTCCATTCAGAGGGGGTAAGTTTTCAGTGCTAGAGGGAGGGTGCAGAGTCCCCATGTTTGCGCATTGGGCAGGTAAGATCGAGCCACAAGTGTCTCAGACTCCTGTTTGGTTACCAGACTGGTTTGCTACTTTTGCGCAGCTGAGTGCAGCTGACTCGGTACCTATCAATGATGGTGCAGATCTACAAGCAACCTGGAGTATGCAAGAAACTCTTTTACAAGACAGAGCCTTATATTTTTCTAGAGGTAGGGAACAGGCTGTCCGAAAAGGAAAATGGAAAGCTTACCGAAAGACTCCGGATCATGATGTTGAATTATATGATATAGCGAATGATAGCTATAGTCAAAACAATCTGGCCAATGATTACCCAAAAGTAGTTCAAGAGCTCACTCATGTACTCAATGATAGCCATACCCCATCTCAGTGGTACTGGGACCCATGGGAGAACAGGATAGAATATGATGCCAAGAAGCAATTGGCCCTTGAAACAAATCAGATACTACCTGTCATTCGACCCAATAGTATCCAAAAGTTACCTTGGGAAAAGTAA
- a CDS encoding outer membrane beta-barrel family protein — protein sequence MRKILIAILSALTSQFCLAQSTLSGRLVDDSEQAPIEFASVILYESNTQSFVKGVVSDMNGAFSLNDLKAGNYTLTIQFMGFEDKTIDGISIDKKQALDLGAIALSPNEQLLQELVVSGQKVTTMHQLDRQVFEADQFQNSQGGTATDVLRNMPSVSINAEGNMSVRGSTGFVVLLNGQPIQSDPALLLNQLPANSIKNIEIITAPSAKYDSEGKAGIINIITTQNATDGLFAQVNVKVGLPSIEPYDNKEAAQRYGADFTLNYRKDKWDLALGGSYLRNDKSGRREGDVWTEIGDKRTEFPSDGERSFDETNYSGRMAVGFHPNERNDFNISIYGGKRSKDRTADIYYDNKTYQLPDGGQISAFDYYNENLRIRTGDFALGSFDYSHRFSNESKLSLSALYEYTLLGGPTTNRNLATNWRQDQSIYNDEYNTNDNPLYGTRFNLDYDLAPTLLGQWTVGYQFRHLDHQGDFLYEAYDFDSDSWNIVPEYSSNLNLKRSIHSAYINLDGEGAQWNYGIGLRTELMDRKLDYIGRSIGDQRQVLNYDYFRFFPSASLQYAVSEDFKIKSAYSKRVERTTTFKMNPFKEKEHSETLEQGDANLLPEFIDLVELGIIKDFENQSFFATTYFRNTENVINRVNTVDSDTVLNRIYTNVGRGKAFGLEIGTEMNLTKWWTLYAGTNIYHYQIDGEFNQTKINPKAWQYLANINTTFALSPTMDLQWSLNYLSERITAQGKDSRFYSPNLTLSKSFLDERLSTTLQWLNMDMGLLDTNEQRISTSGDYIDPADGVRKAFYTTTNYVYEVDIIMINVSYKFNKLKNKAKFAESEFGNKEF from the coding sequence ATGAGAAAAATACTAATTGCAATTCTATCCGCCTTAACCTCCCAATTCTGCCTCGCCCAATCGACTCTTTCGGGTAGATTGGTTGACGATTCTGAACAAGCGCCCATAGAGTTTGCTAGCGTCATTCTTTACGAATCTAATACTCAGTCCTTTGTCAAAGGGGTAGTTTCGGATATGAATGGTGCCTTCTCTTTGAATGATCTGAAAGCAGGCAATTATACACTTACCATTCAGTTCATGGGTTTTGAAGACAAAACGATCGATGGTATATCTATTGACAAAAAACAAGCATTGGACCTTGGAGCAATTGCCCTGTCTCCCAATGAACAACTCCTCCAAGAACTGGTCGTATCTGGTCAAAAAGTAACCACCATGCATCAGCTGGATCGCCAGGTCTTCGAAGCAGACCAGTTCCAAAATAGCCAGGGAGGCACTGCCACTGACGTGCTTCGCAACATGCCCTCAGTTAGCATCAATGCAGAAGGAAATATGTCTGTGCGTGGCAGTACAGGTTTTGTAGTCCTTCTCAATGGCCAACCCATACAGTCTGACCCAGCACTTTTGTTAAACCAACTCCCCGCCAACTCCATTAAGAACATAGAAATCATCACTGCACCATCTGCCAAGTATGACTCAGAAGGAAAAGCTGGAATTATCAACATCATTACCACACAAAATGCCACAGATGGGCTGTTTGCTCAGGTCAACGTCAAGGTCGGTCTACCCAGCATCGAACCTTATGACAACAAAGAGGCCGCTCAGCGATATGGAGCTGACTTTACTCTCAATTACCGAAAGGACAAATGGGATCTCGCATTAGGCGGCAGCTATCTTAGAAACGACAAATCTGGTCGAAGAGAAGGTGATGTCTGGACCGAAATCGGAGACAAACGTACCGAGTTCCCTTCTGATGGAGAGAGAAGTTTTGACGAAACCAACTACTCAGGTCGCATGGCTGTGGGTTTCCACCCAAATGAGAGAAATGACTTTAATATCAGCATATATGGAGGAAAAAGATCAAAAGACCGAACGGCTGACATCTACTATGACAACAAAACCTATCAGTTGCCAGACGGAGGTCAGATCAGCGCATTCGATTACTACAATGAAAACCTCCGCATTCGTACTGGTGATTTTGCCCTTGGTAGCTTTGATTACAGTCACCGATTCTCCAATGAATCTAAGCTAAGTCTTTCCGCTTTGTACGAATACACCCTCCTAGGAGGCCCTACCACGAATAGAAACCTCGCTACCAATTGGCGTCAGGATCAAAGCATCTATAATGACGAGTATAATACCAATGACAATCCACTTTATGGTACACGTTTCAATTTAGACTATGATTTAGCCCCCACCCTATTGGGACAATGGACAGTAGGGTATCAATTCAGACACCTTGATCATCAGGGAGACTTTTTGTACGAGGCTTATGATTTTGATTCTGACTCCTGGAATATTGTACCCGAGTATTCAAGCAATCTCAACCTAAAAAGAAGCATACACTCTGCCTACATCAATCTGGATGGAGAAGGTGCCCAATGGAACTATGGAATTGGATTGAGAACTGAACTAATGGATCGAAAACTAGACTACATCGGTCGGAGCATTGGAGACCAAAGACAGGTACTGAATTACGATTATTTTAGATTTTTCCCATCAGCTAGTCTACAATATGCCGTAAGCGAAGATTTTAAAATCAAATCCGCTTATAGTAAAAGAGTAGAACGGACTACTACCTTCAAAATGAATCCTTTTAAAGAAAAGGAGCATTCAGAAACACTAGAGCAAGGAGATGCCAATTTATTACCAGAATTCATAGACTTAGTCGAATTGGGGATAATTAAAGACTTTGAGAATCAATCATTTTTTGCAACTACCTATTTCAGAAACACAGAAAACGTCATCAACAGAGTGAATACAGTGGATAGTGATACAGTACTGAATAGAATCTACACCAACGTGGGTCGAGGCAAAGCTTTTGGATTGGAAATCGGTACAGAAATGAACCTAACCAAATGGTGGACACTCTATGCTGGAACCAACATCTACCACTATCAAATTGACGGGGAGTTTAACCAAACCAAAATTAACCCCAAAGCCTGGCAATATTTAGCCAATATCAACACCACATTTGCTCTATCGCCTACGATGGATCTACAATGGTCACTTAATTACCTATCTGAAAGGATCACTGCACAAGGCAAAGACTCTCGTTTCTATTCACCTAATTTGACTTTGAGCAAATCATTTCTGGATGAAAGACTTTCCACTACTCTACAATGGCTCAATATGGACATGGGGCTACTTGATACCAATGAGCAGCGCATAAGCACATCTGGTGACTATATCGATCCAGCAGATGGAGTACGCAAGGCCTTCTATACCACGACCAATTACGTTTATGAGGTAGATATTATCATGATCAATGTCAGCTACAAATTCAATAAGCTAAAAAACAAGGCGAAATTTGCAGAGAGTGAGTTTGGGAATAAAGAGTTTTAA